A region of Catharus ustulatus isolate bCatUst1 chromosome 34, bCatUst1.pri.v2, whole genome shotgun sequence DNA encodes the following proteins:
- the LOC117009605 gene encoding potassium channel subfamily K member 6-like, whose protein sequence is MDQCSQYGQLTQYEPVLPWDLPSALLFIVTILTTVGYGSATPLSAAGKAFCAAYAAVGVPATMFLLSATARRLAGPLAHRPRDYLQSRWGYSRRGAALAHLLALLAVTAVLLVVLPATAFYLLEATWSYLDAVYFCAISLCTVGFGDLVPARQARQPLRQLYQVAVAAYLLLGVTGVLLLAHTFRHVAELHGVPGTAPAPEPAPASEEGAGLLEGAKGGAKATRAGRDSW, encoded by the exons atggaccagtgctcccagtatggccaGTTAACCCAGTATgagccagtgctccca TGGGACCTGCCCAGCGCCCTCCTGTTCATCGTCACCATCCTGACCACCGTgg GTTACGGCTCGGCGACGCCGCTCTCCGCCGCCGGCAAAGCTTTCTGCGCCGCCTACGCCGCCGTGGGCGTCCCGGCCACCATGTTCCTCCTGTCGGCCACCGCTCGCCGCCTGGCCGGCCCGCTGGCCCACCGGCCCCGCGACTACCTCCAGTCCCGTTGGGGCTACAGCCGGCGCGGCGCCGCCCTGGCCCACCTGCTGGCGCTCCTGGCCGTCACCGCGGTGCTCCTGGTGGTCCTGCCGGCCACCGCCTTCTACCTGCTGGAGGCCACCTGGAGCTACCTGGAcgccgtttatttctgcgcCATCTCGCTCTGCACCGTCGGATTCGGCGACCTGGTGCCGGCGCGGCAGGCGCGGCAACCGTTGAGGCAGCTCTACCAAGTGGCCGTGGCCG CGTACCTGCTGCTGGGGGTCACCggggtcctgctgctggcccacaCCTTCCGCCACGTGGCCGAGCTCCACGGCGTccccggcacggccccggcaCCGGAACCGGCACCGGCCAGCGAGGAAGGGGCCGGGTTGTTGGAGGGGGCGAAGGGCGGGGCCAAGGCGACGCGGGCGGGGCGTGACAGCTGGTAA